Proteins co-encoded in one Dama dama isolate Ldn47 chromosome 2, ASM3311817v1, whole genome shotgun sequence genomic window:
- the LOC133068280 gene encoding olfactory receptor 8D4 has translation MGVRNQSTVTEFLFTGLTDQPELQLPLFCLFLGIYIVTAMGNLGMILIIRLSSQLHKPMYYFLSSLSFIDFCYSSVITPRMLAGFLCRDKAISYSGCMTQLFFFCIFIISECYMLAAMAYDRHVAICSPLFYNVIMSPRVCSLLVAAVFSVGFTDAMIHGGFMLRLTFCKSNIIKHYFCDIIPLIKLSCSSTYIDELLIFVIGGFNMVATSLTIITSYAFILSSIFRIHSKEGRSKAFSTCSSHLTAVLVFYGSLVSLYLKPASSSSLTQEKVSSVFYTNVIPMLNPLIYSLRNKEVKNSLMKLLRRKISP, from the coding sequence ATGGGTGTAAGAAACCAATCCACAGTGACTGAGTTTCTTTTCACAGGATTAACGGACCAACCAGAACTTCAGCTGcctctcttctgcctcttctTAGGGATTTATATAGTCACAGCCATGGGAAACCTCGGCATGATCCTGATAATCAGGTTGAGTTCTCAACTCCACAAGCCCATGTACTATTTCCTTAGTAGTTTGTCTTTTATAGATTTCTGCTATTCTTCTGTCATTACCCCCAGAATGCTGGCAGGGTTTTTATGCAGAGATAAAGCTATATCCTATTCTGGATGTATGACCCAGctgtttttcttctgtattttcatcATTTCTGAGTGCTACATGCTGGCAGCAATGGCCTATGACCGCCATGTCGCCATCTGCAGCCCCCTGTTCTACAACGTCATCATGTCCCCCAGGGTCTGTTCTCTGCTGGTGGCTGCTGTCTTCTCAGTAGGTTTTACTGATGCTATGATTCATGGTGGCTTTATGTTAAGGTTGACTTTCTGCAAATCAAACatcattaaacattatttctgtgACATCATTCCTCTCATTAAACTCTCCTGTTCCAGCACTTATATTGATGAGCTTTTGATTTTTGTCATTGGAGGATTTAACATGGTAGCCACCAGCTTGACCATCATCACTTCATATGCTTTTATCCTCTCCAGCATCTTCCGCATCCATTCTAAAGAGGGTCGGTCCAAAGCCTTCAGCACCTGCAGCTCCCACTTGACAGCTGTCCTTGTATTTTATGGGTCGCTCGTGTCCCTGTATCTCAAACCTGCTTCCAGCAGTTCACTCACCCAGGAGAAAGTGTCCTCAGTATTTTATACCAATGTGATTCCCATGTTGAATCCTCTGATATATAGCCTGAGGAACAAGGAAGTAAAAAACTCATTGATGAAActcttaagaagaaaaatatctccataa